From the genome of Vigna angularis cultivar LongXiaoDou No.4 chromosome 11, ASM1680809v1, whole genome shotgun sequence, one region includes:
- the LOC108333985 gene encoding transcription factor ILR3, producing MVSPENSNWLFDYPLIDDDITVGDGSFTVSASAFSWPPPPSNVSVEIDASLVDSDGLKDPALKKRGRSDSCTASSSKACREKLRRDRLNDKFVELGSILEPGRPPKTDKAAILMDAVRMVTQLRDEAQKLKESTTSLQEKIKELKAEKNELRDEKQRLKVEKEKLELQVKSMSAQPAFLPPPPAIPAAFAPQGQAPGNKLVPFISYPGVAMWQFMPPAAVDTSQDHVLRPPVA from the exons ATGGTTTCCCCGGAAAACAGCAATTGGCTCTTCGACTACCCGTTGATCGACGATGACATTACTGTCGGAGACGGCTCCTTCACCGTCTCCGCTTCCGCCTTCTCATGGCCCCCGCCTCCCTCCAATGTCAG TGTTGAAATTGATGCTTCACTCGTTGATTCTGATGGCCTCAAAGACCCTGCTTTGAAGAAGAG GGGTAGATCTGATTCATGTACTGCTTCTAGCTCCAAGGCGTGTCGGGAGAAGTTGCGAAGGGATAGACTTAATGACAA GTTTGTTGAATTGGGCTCCATCTTGGAGCCCGGAAGGCCTCCCAAAACAGACAAGGCTGCCATTCTTATGGATGCTGTCCGAATGGTGACCCAGCTCCGGGATGAAGCCCAGAAGTTGAAAGAGTCAACTACGAGTCTTCAAGAGAAGATTAAAGAGTTAAAG GCTGAGAAGAATGAACTTCGTGATGAGAAACAGAGGCTCAAGGTGGAGAAAGAGAAGCTGGAGCTACAAGTAAAATCAATGAGTGCCCAACCTGCTTTCTTGCCACCCCCTCCCGCAATTCCAGCCGCGTTTGCTCCACAAGGTCAAGCCCCGGGCAACAAGTTGGTGCCTTTCATCAGTTATCCGGGTGTTGCCATGTGGCAATTTATGCCTCCTGCCGCAGTGGATACATCACAAGATCATGTACTCCGTCCACCAGTTGCCTAA